The sequence below is a genomic window from Polaribacter vadi.
ATAACATTACAACATCGTGGAAATAACCCAAATCATAAAAAGAGATTCTGAAACTAGCAATTTCGAATTAGGAAAAATAACAAATGCCATTGAAAAAGCGATGCTATCTGTAAACAATGGTACAAGAAGAGACGCAATTGCTATTACAAATATTGTAAATGGTACTTTGTTAGAAAGAAAGTTGAATGAACCTAATTACACACCCACTGTTGAGCAAGTACAAGATATTGTAGAGTATAAATTAATGGATAGTCGTTTTCATGATGTTGCAAAAGCGTATATATTATATAGAGATGAACAGACTAGAAATAGAAAAACAAACATCTTTGAAAAAAGGTTGAATTTAAAACCATATGAATATCCTGCATTAAACGAATATGTAGATGCTATTAGGCATTCTTATTGGATTCATACCGAATTTAATTATACAAGTGATATACAGGATTTTAAATCGACTCTTACTGATGTAGAACAAAGTGCTATTAAAAATACGATGTTAGCAATTTCTCAAATAGAGGTTGCAGTAAAATCTTTTTGGGGAGATATTTATAAGAGAATGCCAAAGCCAGAAATTGGTTCAGTAGGCTCTACATTTGCAGAAAGTGAAGTTCGTCATCATGATGCATATTCTCATTTATTAGAAATTTTAGGATTGAATAACGAGTTTAAAAACTTAAAGAAAAATCCTGTAATTATGAGACGTGTTAACTATTTAGAGTTGGCATTAAAAAATGTAAATAGCGAGAATAATAAAGAGTTTTCAGAATCAATTATTTTGTTCTCTTTATTTATAGAACACGTTTCTTTGTTTTCTCAATTTTTAATTATCATGGCTTTTAACAAACATAAAAACGTGTTAAAAGGTATTTCTAACGTGGTTGAGGCTACATCAAAAGAAGAACAAATTCACGGAGATTTTGGAATCGATTTAATTAAAATTATTAAAGAAGAAAACCCAGATTGGTTTGATGAAGACAACAGTTTAGTTGTACAGGAAACTTGTAAAGAAGCTTTTCTTTCGGAAAGTAAAATTATCGATTGGATTTTTGAAAAAGGAGAATTAGATTTCTTACCAAAAGCAGTAATTAAAGAATTTATTAAAAATAGATTTAATAACTCTTTAGAAAGTATAGGAGTTCCAAAAATCTTTGACATCGATCAAAAATTATTAGCAGAAACAGATTGGTTTGATGATGAAATTATTGGAACCAAACATGGCGATTTCTTTGTAAAAAGATCAATCAATTATAGTAAAAGAACAAAAAGTATAACTAGCGACGATTTATTTTAAAAACATGAACCAAAACACCACCAAAACCACCGAACTTACAGAATACGAAAAATTAATACAAGCTAGAAATACCTCTAGAAAAGAAATATTAGAAAAAAATACAGCACCAGAAATTACTTGGCTAACAGAAAATAGTCGTAAATTTTTAGAATCTGGATATTTAACTGGTAATACAACTCCAGAAGAAAGAATTCGTGAAATTGCAGATAATGCAGAACGTATTTTAAACAAACCTGGTTTTTCTGACAAGTTTTACAAGTACATGGCTGCTGGTTATTATTCTTTAGCATCTCCAATTTGGTCTAACTTTGGGAAAAGAAGAGGATTGCCAATTAGCTGTTTTGGAAGTCATGTTGCAGATGATATGGGAGATATTTTATTCTCACAATCAGAAGTTGGTATGATGTCTAAATTAGGAGGAGGAACTTCTGGTTATTTTGGAAAATTGCGTGAAAGAGGAGCAGATGTTAAAAATAACGGTTCATCATCTGGGTCAGTTCACATTATGCAATTGTTCGAGAAAATGGTAGATGTTGTAAGTCAAGGTTCTGTAAGACGTGGTCGTTTTTCACCTTATTTACCTGTAGATCATCCAGATATTAAAGAATTTTTAGAAATAGGAACTGAAGGAAATCCAATCCAAGAATTAACACATGGTGTAACTGTTGGCGATCAATGGATGCAAGAAATGATTGATGGAGATGTAGAGAAAAGAAGTATTTGGGCAAAAATATTACAAAGAAGAGGAGAAATTGGGTATCCATATATTTTGTTTAGAGACAATGCAAATAATGGAACTGTAGACGTTTACAAAGATAAAAACCACGAAATTTACGCAAGTAATTTATGTACAGAAATCATGTTGCCATCTAATGACGATTGGTCTTTTGTATGTTGTTTATCTTCTATAAATTTATTACATTTTGATGATTGGAAAGATACAGATGCTGTAGAAACGCTAACGTACTTTTTAGATGCTGTAATGCAAGAATTTATTACAAAGTTAGAAGTGTATAGAGATTCAGAAAACAGAGACGATCAATTTACGTTTCGTTTTATGGAAAAAGCATACAAATTTGCAAAAGAAAACAGAGCATTAGGTTTAGGAGCTTTAGGTTGGCATTCTTTATTACAATCTAAAATGTTGGCTTTTGATAGTCCACAAGCCTATGATTTGAATAGCGAAATCTTTAAAATAATTAAAGAAAAATCGTACAAAGCATCAGAAGAAATGGCAGTTGAATATGGAGAGCCAGATGTTTTAAAAGGATATGGAAGACGTAATACAACCTTAAATGCTATTGCACCAACAACATCATCAGCATTTATTTTAGGACAAGTTTCTCAAGGAATTGAGCCAATTTGGTCTAACATTTATGTAAAAGATATTGCTAAAATTAAAACGACGATTAAAAATCCAATTTTGGAGAATCTTTTAGAGCAAAAAGGTTTTAACACGTCTGATATTTGGAAAAGTATTCGTGATAATGATGGTTCTGTGTTGCATTTAGATTGTTTAACAGACGAAGAAAAAGAGGTTTTTAGAACGTATTCAGAAATAGATCAAAACGTAATTGTTTATCAAGCTGCAAACAGACAAAATCACATAGATCAAGGTCAATCTATAAATGTGATGGTACATCCAGATATGCCAACCAAAGATGTAAATGCAATTTATATCAATGCTTGGAAATTAGGTGTAAAATCTATGTATTATCAACATAGTATGAATGCTGCACAGAAATTTAAGCAAAAGAAAGAGTGTGCATCTTGTGAGGGATAAACACTTTATCAATTAAAAATATAGAAAGAGAGACAGCAATGTTTCTCTTTTTTTTTGAAGCTATTTCCAGCTTTCACTACTCGCTTTTTTTGCTTGAAAAAAGCAAAAAAGAGCTCAAACAGGTCGTTCAATCTGGGCTAAACTTGTCTGTAAGCCTTAATTATTTATCCGCAAACTTGTCCTGCTGAAAGCATCTCACATAAGAGTGCGTAAAACCACAAAAAGATTCTTCCAGAATTATAAACTACATGAAAAATAATCATATTTATTTCATAAATTTTCTCTAGACATCAATTATAATAACAAAAATAAGAAGTCAGAAAATGTAGCATCTTTTTCGTATTTTCGAAAAAATTTAAAAGTGATGATGAACTGGGAACAACTCCTTTCTCTAAAACGTTTTGGCGATACAGAAAAACGACCAAGAATAGCACAAGATGAAACACGTTTGGGTTTCGAAGTAGATTTTGATAGAATTATATTTTCATCTGCATTTAGAAGTTTGCAAGACAAAACACAGGTAATTCCATTATCTCAAACCGATTTTGTACATACAAGACTAACACATAGTTTAGAGGTTTCTGTTGTGGGTAGAACTTTGGGTAGAAGAGTTGGGAAGGTCTTGTTAGAACGTCATCCAAATTTAGTAGCACTTGGGTATACTTTTAACGATTTTGGAGCCATTGTTGCAGCAGCCTCAGTAACACATGATATTGGAAATCCACCTTTTGGACATTCAGGAGAAAAAGCCATTGGCGAGTATTTTAAATCGGGAAAAGGTGCAAAATATAAAGACCTATTATCGGCAAAAGAATATCAAGATTTAATAGATTTTGAAGGAAATGCAAACGGTTTTAAAATTCTTACAGAATCTAGAGAAGGTATTTCTGGAGGTTTGCGTTTAAGTTACGCAACATTAGGAGCGTTTTTAAAATATCCAAAAGAAAGTCTGCCTAAAAAACCAACGAATCATATTGCAGATAAAAAATATGGTTTTTTTCAATCGGAAACTTCAGAATTTTTAGACGTAGTTCAAGAATTGGGAATGCAAAAAAAATCGGAAACAGATATTTCTTTTTACAGACATCCACTAGCGTATTTAGTAGAAGCTGCAGATGATATCTGTTACACAATTATCGACTTTGAAGATGGAATCAATTTAGGTTTAATTGAAGAAGAGTATGCATTGGAGTATTTGTCAAAATTAATTCATGGCATTAATAGAGATAAATATTATGCACTAAAACACACAAAAGACAGAACAGCCTATTTAAGAGCCATTGCCATCAATTCTTTAATTGATGAAGCAGTAACTATTTTCCTTACCAACGAAGAAGCTATTTTAAATGGAAGTTTTAGTAAATCTTTACTAGAAAAATGTAAGTATGAGGCACAGATTAACGACATTATTAAAATCAGCATCGAAAAAATATATAAAAGTAAAGAAGTAATTGAAAAAGAAATTGCTGGCTATAGAATTATAGCAGACCTTCTAGATGTTTTTATTTCAGCTAAAAACAATCAATTCGAAAATCAACTATCTAATTATGACAAATTAGTTTTAAGTTTATTATCAGAAGAATATAAAATAGAAGAAAGTGATTTATACAAACGAATTATGTCGATTTGTAGTTATGTTGCTGGTGTTTCTGATAGTTATGCTATTAAAATGCATAAGATATTAAAAGGTAATATTGTTTAGTTACAGAATAGTAAGCTTTATATTTAATGTTATAAAGTGCTTTTAAAAAAAATGGGATGATGTTTAAAAAAATTATGTATTCTACAGTATTAGTAGCTTTTGTTTTTATTAGTTGTAAGTCAAAAAAAATGGAAAAGAAAGAAGCTTCAAAAATCGTTTTTCAATCACAAAAAGTAACCAAAGAAATTCATAGTCCAGATAAATCTAAAATTTTAATTTTAAGTTATTTGGAAGATATGAATGCAACAACAGATTTTGATTATAAAGTAATAAGTCTTAAAAGTAAAAAGGAAGTAAAGTCTGGTAAATTTACAGGAGTTAAGATAGAGTGGTTTACTAATGAAAGTTTAAAAGGCTATCTGTATCAAGGAATTATAGAGAAAGAAAACCCTAAACAAAGTTTTGAAATAATAAATTTAAATCAATAAAAAAAATATGAGGAAATTTTACAAAACTACAAGCTTTTTTATAATAACATTTTTATTTTTATTTACATCTTGCCATAAACAAGATAATAAAATTGATGACGTAGAAATTGAGCCTATTAAACATAAAAAACAAAAAAGAAATCCAAATGTAAGGCATAAGAAAGGAATAGAAGAAATTGCAGATTATCAATTAGCGATTAGAAAAACTATTGATGCTAAAGAATCTTCGTATCAAAAAGGATATCTTTTAGAGGAATTTAAAAAAGCAACAGCATATTTATCTAAATCTCAAAGTAAAAGCTTTTTGAGTCCTGTTTTTACAGAAAGAGGACCTGCAAATGTTCCTGGAAGAACAAGAGGTATTGCTGTAGATCCTACTGATAATAAAAATTGGTTTGCAGCAACTGCAAGTGGTGGAGTTTGGTTAACAGAAGATGAAGGAGTTACTTGGAGAAACTTAACAGATACAACAATTCCAAATCTAGCAACTTCAACAATTGTAATTAGTCCTCAAGATCCAAATACACTATATGTTGGTACTGGAGAACCTTTTGGGAATTTAGGGGCTGTTGGTGGAGCAGGTGTTTTTAAATCTACTGATGGTGGTCAAACATGGTCTGTTTTAAGTAATTCAGCTACATTTGGAGATGTTGGTAGAATTATAATAAATCCTCTAGATAAAAATAATGTAGTTATAGGAACCACTAATGGAATATATAGGACTGTAAATGGAGGAAATAATTGGACACAAACGTATAATTCTTCGAATTGGGTTCAAGATTTAGACGCAGACCCTTCAAATTTTAATATTCTATATGGTTCTGTAAGAAATTTTGGAATGGTAAAAAGTACTGATGGAGGTTTAACTTGGTCAACCATTTTAGATAGAGCCGACTTTAATTCTAATCATAGTAGATTTGAAACTGCCATTTCTCCTGCAGATCCAAATACAATTTTTGTAAGTGTTTATTCTAGTTCTGGAGCCACTGTAGGTGTTAATACAGATTTTTATGTTTCTAGAAATAAGGGAGTATCTTTTACAAATTTAAAAACTACTAGATCATCAGAAGAAGCAAATTTATTAACGGGACAAGGATGGTATGACAATATTATTATGGCACATCCTTTTAATGCGAATGTTTTTTATGTTGGTGGAGTAGCGGTTTTTAAAGTTACAATTTCTGGGGCTAATTTTACATTTACGTCTATAGCTTCTGGTTATAATAATGCAGAAATTAATACAGATGTTCATGTAGATCAACATGGAATGACTACCATTTTAGGGAATAATCAAGATTTTAGAATTTTATTAGCTAATGATGGAGGTTTATATAGCACTTCCTTTAAAACAGATCCAGGAAGTTCAGATGGAGATTGGTCGGATTTAGTACTTGGTAAAAATAGCACTCAATTTTATGGAGCAACAAAACAAAATGGTGCAGATAACTATATTGCTGGTGCTCAAGATAATGGTTGTTGGATTTCTCAAGGAAATAATTCAGATAAAACAAAAACATATCAAAAAATTTTAGGAGGAGATGGATTTGAGGTTATTTGGCATTATAATAAACCAGGTAATTTTATTGGAGTTTCTCAAAACTATGGGCAAGTTGGTAGATATATCAATAATGTTGGAGCACTATCTAATTTTGAAGAATCAGGCTCTGCTGCTGCACCTTTTTATGCAAAATTATCAAATGCAGATAACAATCCAGATGCAGTCTTTGCAGTAACTACTACAGGTGTTTGGAGATCTATAGATTTTGCAGGAACTTGGACTCAAACTCTTATTCCAGTAGGTTTTCAATCAACTTATAGTAGTACAATGAATGTTGAAGTTTCGACAGCAGACCCGAATGTAGTTTGGGCTGGAGGTGCAATGACCGAAGATGGATTAACTTCTTTACATGTTTCAGAAGACAATGGATTAACTTTTAAACAAACGAGCTCTTATGATAATCCTAAAAATAACCATAGCTTAAATATTTCTGGAATTGGAGTTTCTTTAACAGAAAGAAATAGAGCATATGCATTATTTTCAAGTCAAAATGCTGCAAAAGTTTTAAAAACTGAAGATTTAGGAGTTACTTGGACAGATATTTCTGGTTTTGCTTCTTCATCTAGAACTACTTTCCCTGATGTTGCAGTTCATAGTATTATAGAAATGCCTTTTGATAAAAATATACTTTGGGTAGGAACTGATATTGGGATTTTTGAAACTTTGAATGGAGGAGGTACTTGGGCTTTACTAAATAACTTTTTACCTGTTGCAGTATACGATATGAAGATTGTAAACAATCAGGTAGTTATTTCAACTTATGGAAGAGGTATTTGGTCTGCTACATTAAATGAATTAGATTCTTATACATTACCAACATTTTTAACTGAGCCAACAGTAACATCGGCTCAAAAAGGAATAGAGAGTAACAAAACTTTGGTAAAGTATAATGTTACAACAGATGATGTAAATAGAGTTAAAATATTTATTGATGATGTAGAGAAACCTGAGGTTATTCAAGATTTCAACACAGGCGTAATTTACCAATATGAAACTGCAAACTTATCAGAGGGAGTTCATAAATTTGGAATTCAATTATTTGATGATAGTAAAAATTCTAAAACGTTACTTAAAGAATACGAATTTTCAGTAATAAACTTTGATGAAGCATCTCAAACTGCTGGTATTGATCAATTTTCTAATGCAGATGTATATACAATTAATGCAGAATTTAGTGTAAATA
It includes:
- a CDS encoding ribonucleotide-diphosphate reductase subunit beta; the encoded protein is MEITQIIKRDSETSNFELGKITNAIEKAMLSVNNGTRRDAIAITNIVNGTLLERKLNEPNYTPTVEQVQDIVEYKLMDSRFHDVAKAYILYRDEQTRNRKTNIFEKRLNLKPYEYPALNEYVDAIRHSYWIHTEFNYTSDIQDFKSTLTDVEQSAIKNTMLAISQIEVAVKSFWGDIYKRMPKPEIGSVGSTFAESEVRHHDAYSHLLEILGLNNEFKNLKKNPVIMRRVNYLELALKNVNSENNKEFSESIILFSLFIEHVSLFSQFLIIMAFNKHKNVLKGISNVVEATSKEEQIHGDFGIDLIKIIKEENPDWFDEDNSLVVQETCKEAFLSESKIIDWIFEKGELDFLPKAVIKEFIKNRFNNSLESIGVPKIFDIDQKLLAETDWFDDEIIGTKHGDFFVKRSINYSKRTKSITSDDLF
- a CDS encoding deoxyguanosinetriphosphate triphosphohydrolase; this translates as MNWEQLLSLKRFGDTEKRPRIAQDETRLGFEVDFDRIIFSSAFRSLQDKTQVIPLSQTDFVHTRLTHSLEVSVVGRTLGRRVGKVLLERHPNLVALGYTFNDFGAIVAAASVTHDIGNPPFGHSGEKAIGEYFKSGKGAKYKDLLSAKEYQDLIDFEGNANGFKILTESREGISGGLRLSYATLGAFLKYPKESLPKKPTNHIADKKYGFFQSETSEFLDVVQELGMQKKSETDISFYRHPLAYLVEAADDICYTIIDFEDGINLGLIEEEYALEYLSKLIHGINRDKYYALKHTKDRTAYLRAIAINSLIDEAVTIFLTNEEAILNGSFSKSLLEKCKYEAQINDIIKISIEKIYKSKEVIEKEIAGYRIIADLLDVFISAKNNQFENQLSNYDKLVLSLLSEEYKIEESDLYKRIMSICSYVAGVSDSYAIKMHKILKGNIV
- a CDS encoding ribonucleoside-diphosphate reductase subunit alpha, encoding MNQNTTKTTELTEYEKLIQARNTSRKEILEKNTAPEITWLTENSRKFLESGYLTGNTTPEERIREIADNAERILNKPGFSDKFYKYMAAGYYSLASPIWSNFGKRRGLPISCFGSHVADDMGDILFSQSEVGMMSKLGGGTSGYFGKLRERGADVKNNGSSSGSVHIMQLFEKMVDVVSQGSVRRGRFSPYLPVDHPDIKEFLEIGTEGNPIQELTHGVTVGDQWMQEMIDGDVEKRSIWAKILQRRGEIGYPYILFRDNANNGTVDVYKDKNHEIYASNLCTEIMLPSNDDWSFVCCLSSINLLHFDDWKDTDAVETLTYFLDAVMQEFITKLEVYRDSENRDDQFTFRFMEKAYKFAKENRALGLGALGWHSLLQSKMLAFDSPQAYDLNSEIFKIIKEKSYKASEEMAVEYGEPDVLKGYGRRNTTLNAIAPTTSSAFILGQVSQGIEPIWSNIYVKDIAKIKTTIKNPILENLLEQKGFNTSDIWKSIRDNDGSVLHLDCLTDEEKEVFRTYSEIDQNVIVYQAANRQNHIDQGQSINVMVHPDMPTKDVNAIYINAWKLGVKSMYYQHSMNAAQKFKQKKECASCEG
- a CDS encoding T9SS type A sorting domain-containing protein — encoded protein: MRKFYKTTSFFIITFLFLFTSCHKQDNKIDDVEIEPIKHKKQKRNPNVRHKKGIEEIADYQLAIRKTIDAKESSYQKGYLLEEFKKATAYLSKSQSKSFLSPVFTERGPANVPGRTRGIAVDPTDNKNWFAATASGGVWLTEDEGVTWRNLTDTTIPNLATSTIVISPQDPNTLYVGTGEPFGNLGAVGGAGVFKSTDGGQTWSVLSNSATFGDVGRIIINPLDKNNVVIGTTNGIYRTVNGGNNWTQTYNSSNWVQDLDADPSNFNILYGSVRNFGMVKSTDGGLTWSTILDRADFNSNHSRFETAISPADPNTIFVSVYSSSGATVGVNTDFYVSRNKGVSFTNLKTTRSSEEANLLTGQGWYDNIIMAHPFNANVFYVGGVAVFKVTISGANFTFTSIASGYNNAEINTDVHVDQHGMTTILGNNQDFRILLANDGGLYSTSFKTDPGSSDGDWSDLVLGKNSTQFYGATKQNGADNYIAGAQDNGCWISQGNNSDKTKTYQKILGGDGFEVIWHYNKPGNFIGVSQNYGQVGRYINNVGALSNFEESGSAAAPFYAKLSNADNNPDAVFAVTTTGVWRSIDFAGTWTQTLIPVGFQSTYSSTMNVEVSTADPNVVWAGGAMTEDGLTSLHVSEDNGLTFKQTSSYDNPKNNHSLNISGIGVSLTERNRAYALFSSQNAAKVLKTEDLGVTWTDISGFASSSRTTFPDVAVHSIIEMPFDKNILWVGTDIGIFETLNGGGTWALLNNFLPVAVYDMKIVNNQVVISTYGRGIWSATLNELDSYTLPTFLTEPTVTSAQKGIESNKTLVKYNVTTDDVNRVKIFIDDVEKPEVIQDFNTGVIYQYETANLSEGVHKFGIQLFDDSKNSKTLLKEYEFSVINFDEASQTAGIDQFSNADVYTINAEFSVNNMDGTVTQPVLNNTDHPYLGNKVYTTILRRPLTITEANKNFIYEDMAIVEPFTDDLSDLDSFYDYVIIEASTDLQTWKTLDKYDSRRFPEWLTEFNKGVTASANDNLFKSQSILLTDKGFSVGETIVFRFRLVSDPAANSFGWAIKSIQGSVASIDDVVNGVKLLTVYPTISKGNFTVFGKNTLGKTKIQIIDITGKSVYKNTLDFNLKEKQPVSVNLNAGVYILQVIGNNNKKSSQKIIIE